From Planctomycetota bacterium, a single genomic window includes:
- a CDS encoding sigma-70 family RNA polymerase sigma factor codes for MRRRAIFYRSPVDTALDEAMNQQSPEFIKLLTDAQSMLYAYIASLVGSSELANEVLQNTNLVLWSKAEEFAMGTRFASWALGIAHFEVLTARKKLARDRHVFSPALIDKLAEESGTTAQASGERQRALEQCLAKLPAAQRKIVQSHYADQQTANDIARAMGRKAPAVRQMLHRIRLALTECVDRELSTTGQS; via the coding sequence ATGAGGCGACGGGCCATTTTTTACCGTTCGCCCGTGGACACCGCGTTGGATGAGGCCATGAATCAGCAGAGCCCCGAGTTCATCAAGCTGTTAACCGATGCACAGAGCATGCTTTATGCTTACATCGCGTCGCTGGTGGGCTCGTCGGAACTGGCCAATGAGGTGCTTCAGAATACGAATCTGGTGCTCTGGTCCAAGGCGGAGGAATTTGCGATGGGGACGCGATTTGCGTCGTGGGCCCTGGGGATTGCTCACTTTGAGGTGCTGACGGCCCGGAAGAAATTGGCGCGGGATCGACACGTGTTCAGCCCGGCGCTGATCGACAAGCTGGCGGAGGAGAGCGGCACGACGGCGCAGGCGTCGGGAGAGCGTCAGCGGGCGCTGGAGCAGTGTTTGGCGAAGCTACCGGCGGCGCAGCGCAAGATCGTGCAGTCGCATTATGCCGACCAGCAGACGGCCAACGACATCGCGCGGGCGATGGGACGCAAGGCGCCGGCGGTCCGGCAGATGCTTCACCGCATTCGATTGGCGCTGACGGAGTGTGTGGACCGGGAGCTTTCGACGACGGGTCAATCATGA
- a CDS encoding sigma-70 family RNA polymerase sigma factor, translated as MHEFVKLVAAHQNRLYSYIMSLVRAPADADDILQETNVVLWDKRDEALAADSFTAWSYAVARTQVMAFHRDHKRDRHVFDAELLKLVCDEAVEVSSHLSERRDALETCLGRLDPDAHALIKLRYETQHTLREVALRVGKSTAATTQALYRVRLALLECIEAANRTQDPA; from the coding sequence ATGCACGAATTCGTCAAGCTCGTCGCCGCTCATCAGAATCGGCTCTACTCCTACATCATGTCCCTCGTCCGCGCCCCCGCCGACGCCGATGACATCCTTCAGGAGACCAACGTCGTGCTCTGGGACAAGCGCGACGAAGCCCTCGCCGCCGACAGCTTCACCGCATGGTCCTACGCCGTCGCCCGCACGCAGGTCATGGCCTTCCACCGTGACCACAAGCGCGACCGCCACGTCTTCGACGCCGAGCTGCTCAAGCTGGTGTGCGACGAAGCCGTCGAAGTCAGTTCGCATCTGAGCGAGCGGCGGGATGCGCTCGAAACCTGCCTCGGCCGCCTCGACCCTGATGCGCACGCCCTGATCAAACTCCGCTACGAAACTCAGCACACCCTGCGCGAAGTGGCCCTCCGTGTCGGCAAGTCCACCGCCGCCACCACGCAGGCGCTCTACCGCGTCCGCCTCGCCCTGCTCGAGTGCATCGAAGCCGCCAATCGCACGCAGGACCCCGCCTGA
- a CDS encoding prepilin-type N-terminal cleavage/methylation domain-containing protein gives MRRRAFSLIELLVVVSIVALLVAILLPSLRQARYAARLTVCASNLHQSGLGFLGFAADHAGRYPEHGFNKPTALKQGATDLRDAYNPYVDLNRLACPFTESIDYTHPPLAATNSVEWTYVWFAGWRFAYNADGLYGAGDTSFSNGTYNFNLLAGDQLWSRVDGTFPHASHPGRDMGLLTAGANTSPATTTVSYSAASWTFIRWENAANNFAAGGENDLNFLYTDLSCKTIGRVTWTGSDVRPVDFFRTISGWYLWVPTQN, from the coding sequence ATGCGCCGACGCGCCTTTTCACTCATCGAACTGCTGGTCGTCGTGAGCATCGTGGCGCTGCTCGTGGCGATCCTGCTGCCGTCGCTCAGACAGGCCCGATACGCGGCCCGGCTCACCGTCTGCGCCTCCAACCTGCACCAGAGCGGGCTCGGTTTTCTCGGGTTCGCCGCCGACCACGCCGGCCGATACCCCGAGCACGGGTTCAACAAGCCCACCGCGCTCAAGCAGGGCGCGACCGACCTGCGCGACGCGTACAACCCCTATGTCGATCTGAACCGCCTCGCCTGTCCGTTCACGGAGTCGATCGACTACACCCATCCGCCGCTGGCCGCCACCAATAGCGTGGAGTGGACCTATGTCTGGTTCGCCGGCTGGCGTTTCGCCTACAACGCCGACGGGCTTTACGGCGCGGGCGACACGAGCTTCAGCAACGGCACGTACAACTTCAACCTGCTGGCGGGCGATCAGCTCTGGTCGCGCGTCGACGGCACGTTCCCGCACGCCTCGCATCCCGGGCGCGACATGGGCCTCCTCACCGCCGGCGCCAACACCAGTCCCGCGACCACCACGGTCTCGTACAGCGCCGCCTCGTGGACGTTCATCCGATGGGAGAACGCCGCCAACAACTTCGCCGCCGGCGGCGAGAACGACCTGAACTTCCTCTACACCGACCTGTCGTGCAAAACGATCGGCCGCGTCACATGGACCGGCTCCGATGTCCGCCCCGTCGACTTCTTCCGCACGATCAGCGGATGGTACCTCTGGGTGCCGACGCAGAACTGA